The sequence below is a genomic window from Candidatus Gastranaerophilales bacterium.
CCTGTGAAGACCAGGCAAAAATTAAAAGTATAATAGATGATACAAAAGATACGAGCGAAAATCTTAAAAAATTCTCCGAAAAATTGAATAAAAGGTTTTTACTATTCAGGTTACTCTTCTAAAATAAGGAAATTGTATGAAAAAGAATTTATTTTTACTGATTACATTAGCATGTTTTATTTTTACTAACATGGCACACGCAGACGTATTCAGCCAGATTAACAATGCACTCTATACTATAGACAGAGCGCAAAATACAGGAAATCGTTTAAAAGATACTATTCCTGATTCGTCCAAAAATCAAAATCAACAACAAAACTCCTCTAACCAATATCAACAGCAATATAACCCTAATCAAACCAATTATTTACCAGCTACCCAATATAACTATAATCAATACCAAAATCAGGGATATTCTCAAAACCCCAACGGCAGTTATAATATAAATGCTACAACTTACGGAACCCAGCAAGCGCAGCCTCAAATTCAGTACAATCAACATAATCCTCAAAATGATTTCAGGTACAAAGGAAACGCTCAAACTGTCGGCGATTTACCGCTGGGAACCATAGTCATGGACCCTAATTCTATGTGGAATTACATTAAAGATAAAAATTATGCGGGGGCCATTCAATTTAGAATGCCTGTTTTTTGGAGTGTTGTAGGCTATGATGTATATGCAAAAGACTCTTCTTTGCTGTTTGCGAGACATCAGGTTGCCCAATACCCTTTTAATCATGAAAATAAATCTCTTACGCCTTATCCTGATTCAGATATAAGGAGATGGCTAAGAACAACATTCTACAAGCATTTATCACCTGAATTCAAAAATGCAATTGTAGAAGTAACCGTAGAAAATCAGGATTTAAAAGGAAATCTTGTCAAAAGCAATGAAAATGTATTTTTACTTTCCATAGTAGAACTCGTTTTATCCGACAGAAAAAATAACGGAAATGGGCTTGAATATGAATACCTGCCCCAAGAATTAACCTGTAAATCTCTAAGCAAACTTTATAACGAAAAACTCATAGAAATTGAAGCTCCCTCTTATTGGACAAGAACCATTAACAGCCCTAAAGCAATTTCGGCAGGGTTCAAATATGATGCCTTTGTAGTAAATCGAAATGGAGTAATTGATACTTGGCCTGCAGATTTCAATTATTCAGTCAGGCCTGCAGTCAATATAAAATCAACAACAAAGGTTACAGGACCTTATGCTATGGACCTTAACGGGAAGCAATTAATTTACTATACACTAATATTTTAAAGGAGAAAAACCATGGATTGTCCTAACTGTCAAAATACAATGATAAGCAAGAAAAAAGATTATGTAGAAATAGATTTTTGCGAAAGCTGCGAGGGGCTTTGGCTTGATTTATACGAATATGATGACATAAAGAAAATTCTTAAAATTCAAACAAAAACCGATGAACCCTATTTTATGCCCTCGGTAAGGAGTAATGAAAATCCTAAAAAATGCCCTGTTTGCGACAGAGTAATGGAAAAACTCCAAATCACGGAAGGTATTTTACTCGACCGATGCCCTGCACAACACGGTGTCTGGTTTGATAAAGGCGAACTGTCAAAATTTTTCAACGAAAATATTGAAGAATTTTTAAGTTAAATATTATCAAAAGAAATATCTACCCCTGATTTTTTAAGGCTTTCCATACTTTGCTCATCCAACAACTGGAGCTTGTTGAACCTTGTTATAAATTCTTCGGGAGAAATTTGTTTTCTCTCTTTTTCAAGTTTTTTATATTCCTGCTGTATTGATTTAAAATTGTCGAGCTCTTTCATAAAAAGTTTGTATTTACTTTTGCACTCTTGCGCCCAATCTTCGTAAGCACACCCCGGATGCATTATTAAAAAAGGTGTATCAGGATACATTCTGCATAATTCAGGTCTGTTCTCATAAATACCACATCTGTTGTCATCTTTAATGTGCTTACAGCAGAAAAATTTTAACTCTTCTTCATTGTAATCATCATTATTTTTTAAATTTTTAATAACAT
It includes:
- a CDS encoding DUF6273 domain-containing protein: MKKNLFLLITLACFIFTNMAHADVFSQINNALYTIDRAQNTGNRLKDTIPDSSKNQNQQQNSSNQYQQQYNPNQTNYLPATQYNYNQYQNQGYSQNPNGSYNINATTYGTQQAQPQIQYNQHNPQNDFRYKGNAQTVGDLPLGTIVMDPNSMWNYIKDKNYAGAIQFRMPVFWSVVGYDVYAKDSSLLFARHQVAQYPFNHENKSLTPYPDSDIRRWLRTTFYKHLSPEFKNAIVEVTVENQDLKGNLVKSNENVFLLSIVELVLSDRKNNGNGLEYEYLPQELTCKSLSKLYNEKLIEIEAPSYWTRTINSPKAISAGFKYDAFVVNRNGVIDTWPADFNYSVRPAVNIKSTTKVTGPYAMDLNGKQLIYYTLIF
- a CDS encoding zf-TFIIB domain-containing protein; the encoded protein is MDCPNCQNTMISKKKDYVEIDFCESCEGLWLDLYEYDDIKKILKIQTKTDEPYFMPSVRSNENPKKCPVCDRVMEKLQITEGILLDRCPAQHGVWFDKGELSKFFNENIEEFLS
- a CDS encoding YkgJ family cysteine cluster protein, with translation MNKWSKVFSVEYPECNLCAKCCKCAIPSVSYSSLIERFNQADKFAVDFLEMFVPYNTLDEARAASFGTVENVIKNLKNNDDYNEEELKFFCCKHIKDDNRCGIYENRPELCRMYPDTPFLIMHPGCAYEDWAQECKSKYKLFMKELDNFKSIQQEYKKLEKERKQISPEEFITRFNKLQLLDEQSMESLKKSGVDISFDNI